One segment of Nerophis lumbriciformis linkage group LG35, RoL_Nlum_v2.1, whole genome shotgun sequence DNA contains the following:
- the rnf44 gene encoding RING finger protein 44 isoform X2: protein MRPWEVAVNRLPPTAPLNPRRFLGEPCNIPVHLRSPQVRRQWGRRDRPVLHTSLVHDENLHHLLFSQHHQQVPIDDSRQFSHTSSQPRMLHPAAHLPQQNPIMVDLHEQMHQGSVPISYTITTVTTHGFPIHTGQHLPGCTTQQLPACSLIQACTMQHMPVSYQAFPPLISSEHFILHPTPCVPPHQPPHLTPLSQFVPLQPQHPRMPLQRVENEVDLRGDQHPLGTFSYPPSHHPPALPPSLPIQYLPQEPLHQELPFGVPYPHMLPRRANGQRYRLQQHLPPPPPPPSYYPGFLPYFLSMLPVPPTAVGPAISLDLDVDDVEMENYEALLNLAERLGEAKPRGLAKADIEQLPSYRFSSENHLSEQTLCVVCFSDFECRQLLRVLPCNHEFHAKCVDKWLKTNRTCPICRADASDAVAVH from the exons ATGCGACCATGGGAAGTAGCAGTAAATAGGCTGCCCCCAACAGCCCCCTTGAACCCAAGGAGGTTTCTTGGAGAGCCCTGTAACATCCCTGTGCATCTCAGGAG CCCACAAGTGAGACGTCAGTGGGGCAGACGAGACAGACCTGTGCTACACACTTCTCTGGTCCACGATGAGAATCTCCATCATCTGCTTTTCTCCCAACATCACCAACAGGTTCCTATAGATGATTCCAGACAATTTAGCCACACCAGCTCTCAGCCACGCATGCTTCACCCTGCTGCCCACTTGCCTCAACAGAACCCCATCATGGTGGATCTACACGAGCAG atGCACCAGGGATCCGTTCCAATATCATACACTATTACGACGGTGACAACCCATGGATTTCCCATCCACACTGGCCAGCATTTACCAGGGTGCACCACTCAGCAGCTCCCAGCATGCTCG CTCATACAGGCATGTACCATGCAGCATATGCCAGTGTCGTATCAAGCCTTCCCACCCTTGATCTCCAGCGAACATTTTATATTGCACCCAACCCCATGTGTACCCCCCCACCAGCCGCCGCACCTTACTCCTCTGAGCCAGTTTGTCCCTTTACAACCTCAGCACCCACGCATG CCTCTACAGAGGGTAGAGAATGAAGTTGACCTAAGAGGGGACCAACACCCATTAGGAACCTTCTCGTACCCTCCCTCACATCATCCACCAGCGCTGCCTCCTTCTCTGCCCATACAGTATCTTCCTCAAGAGCCTCTGCATCAGGAACTTCCCTTCGGAGTG CCATATCCACACATGCTGCCCCGGCGAGCGAATGGACAGAGATACCGGTTACAGCAGCATCTCCCTCCTCCGCCACCGCCTCCATCTTACTACCCAGGCTTCCTCCCTTACTTCCT CTCTATGCTTCCTGTGCCTCCAACAGCTGTGGGCCCAGCCATCAGTCTTGATCTTGATGTGGATGATGTAGAGATGGAGAATTATGAG GCTTTACTTAATCTTGCCGAGAGGCTGGGTGAAGCAAAACCACGTGGACTTGCCAAGGCTGACATCGAGCAACTTCCATCGTACAGGTTCAGCTCAGAGAATCATCTATCTGAACAAACGCT GTGTGTTGTGTGCTTTAGTGACTTTGAGTGTCGGCAGCTACTTCGGGTATTACCCTGCAACCACGAGTTCCACGCCAAGTGTGTGGATAAATGGTTAAAG ACCAATCGCACTTGTCCCATCTGCCGAGCTGACGCGTCCGACGCCGTGGCCGTGCACTGA
- the rnf44 gene encoding RING finger protein 44 isoform X1: MRPWEVAVNRLPPTAPLNPRRFLGEPCNIPVHLRSPQVRRQWGRRDRPVLHTSLVHDENLHHLLFSQHHQQVPIDDSRQFSHTSSQPRMLHPAAHLPQQNPIMVDLHEQMHQGSVPISYTITTVTTHGFPIHTGQHLPGCTTQQLPACSVMFSGQLSLLCCLPPPLIQACTMQHMPVSYQAFPPLISSEHFILHPTPCVPPHQPPHLTPLSQFVPLQPQHPRMPLQRVENEVDLRGDQHPLGTFSYPPSHHPPALPPSLPIQYLPQEPLHQELPFGVPYPHMLPRRANGQRYRLQQHLPPPPPPPSYYPGFLPYFLSMLPVPPTAVGPAISLDLDVDDVEMENYEALLNLAERLGEAKPRGLAKADIEQLPSYRFSSENHLSEQTLCVVCFSDFECRQLLRVLPCNHEFHAKCVDKWLKTNRTCPICRADASDAVAVH; encoded by the exons ATGCGACCATGGGAAGTAGCAGTAAATAGGCTGCCCCCAACAGCCCCCTTGAACCCAAGGAGGTTTCTTGGAGAGCCCTGTAACATCCCTGTGCATCTCAGGAG CCCACAAGTGAGACGTCAGTGGGGCAGACGAGACAGACCTGTGCTACACACTTCTCTGGTCCACGATGAGAATCTCCATCATCTGCTTTTCTCCCAACATCACCAACAGGTTCCTATAGATGATTCCAGACAATTTAGCCACACCAGCTCTCAGCCACGCATGCTTCACCCTGCTGCCCACTTGCCTCAACAGAACCCCATCATGGTGGATCTACACGAGCAG atGCACCAGGGATCCGTTCCAATATCATACACTATTACGACGGTGACAACCCATGGATTTCCCATCCACACTGGCCAGCATTTACCAGGGTGCACCACTCAGCAGCTCCCAGCATGCTCGGTAATGTTCAGCGGACAGCTCTCTCTGCTTTGCTGCCTTCCTCCTCCT CTCATACAGGCATGTACCATGCAGCATATGCCAGTGTCGTATCAAGCCTTCCCACCCTTGATCTCCAGCGAACATTTTATATTGCACCCAACCCCATGTGTACCCCCCCACCAGCCGCCGCACCTTACTCCTCTGAGCCAGTTTGTCCCTTTACAACCTCAGCACCCACGCATG CCTCTACAGAGGGTAGAGAATGAAGTTGACCTAAGAGGGGACCAACACCCATTAGGAACCTTCTCGTACCCTCCCTCACATCATCCACCAGCGCTGCCTCCTTCTCTGCCCATACAGTATCTTCCTCAAGAGCCTCTGCATCAGGAACTTCCCTTCGGAGTG CCATATCCACACATGCTGCCCCGGCGAGCGAATGGACAGAGATACCGGTTACAGCAGCATCTCCCTCCTCCGCCACCGCCTCCATCTTACTACCCAGGCTTCCTCCCTTACTTCCT CTCTATGCTTCCTGTGCCTCCAACAGCTGTGGGCCCAGCCATCAGTCTTGATCTTGATGTGGATGATGTAGAGATGGAGAATTATGAG GCTTTACTTAATCTTGCCGAGAGGCTGGGTGAAGCAAAACCACGTGGACTTGCCAAGGCTGACATCGAGCAACTTCCATCGTACAGGTTCAGCTCAGAGAATCATCTATCTGAACAAACGCT GTGTGTTGTGTGCTTTAGTGACTTTGAGTGTCGGCAGCTACTTCGGGTATTACCCTGCAACCACGAGTTCCACGCCAAGTGTGTGGATAAATGGTTAAAG ACCAATCGCACTTGTCCCATCTGCCGAGCTGACGCGTCCGACGCCGTGGCCGTGCACTGA
- the rnf44 gene encoding RING finger protein 44 isoform X3, which produces MRPWEVAVNRLPPTAPLNPRRFLGEPCNIPVHLRSPQVRRQWGRRDRPVLHTSLVHDENLHHLLFSQHHQQNPIMVDLHEQMHQGSVPISYTITTVTTHGFPIHTGQHLPGCTTQQLPACSVMFSGQLSLLCCLPPPLIQACTMQHMPVSYQAFPPLISSEHFILHPTPCVPPHQPPHLTPLSQFVPLQPQHPRMPLQRVENEVDLRGDQHPLGTFSYPPSHHPPALPPSLPIQYLPQEPLHQELPFGVPYPHMLPRRANGQRYRLQQHLPPPPPPPSYYPGFLPYFLSMLPVPPTAVGPAISLDLDVDDVEMENYEALLNLAERLGEAKPRGLAKADIEQLPSYRFSSENHLSEQTLCVVCFSDFECRQLLRVLPCNHEFHAKCVDKWLKTNRTCPICRADASDAVAVH; this is translated from the exons ATGCGACCATGGGAAGTAGCAGTAAATAGGCTGCCCCCAACAGCCCCCTTGAACCCAAGGAGGTTTCTTGGAGAGCCCTGTAACATCCCTGTGCATCTCAGGAG CCCACAAGTGAGACGTCAGTGGGGCAGACGAGACAGACCTGTGCTACACACTTCTCTGGTCCACGATGAGAATCTCCATCATCTGCTTTTCTCCCAACATCACCAACAG AACCCCATCATGGTGGATCTACACGAGCAG atGCACCAGGGATCCGTTCCAATATCATACACTATTACGACGGTGACAACCCATGGATTTCCCATCCACACTGGCCAGCATTTACCAGGGTGCACCACTCAGCAGCTCCCAGCATGCTCGGTAATGTTCAGCGGACAGCTCTCTCTGCTTTGCTGCCTTCCTCCTCCT CTCATACAGGCATGTACCATGCAGCATATGCCAGTGTCGTATCAAGCCTTCCCACCCTTGATCTCCAGCGAACATTTTATATTGCACCCAACCCCATGTGTACCCCCCCACCAGCCGCCGCACCTTACTCCTCTGAGCCAGTTTGTCCCTTTACAACCTCAGCACCCACGCATG CCTCTACAGAGGGTAGAGAATGAAGTTGACCTAAGAGGGGACCAACACCCATTAGGAACCTTCTCGTACCCTCCCTCACATCATCCACCAGCGCTGCCTCCTTCTCTGCCCATACAGTATCTTCCTCAAGAGCCTCTGCATCAGGAACTTCCCTTCGGAGTG CCATATCCACACATGCTGCCCCGGCGAGCGAATGGACAGAGATACCGGTTACAGCAGCATCTCCCTCCTCCGCCACCGCCTCCATCTTACTACCCAGGCTTCCTCCCTTACTTCCT CTCTATGCTTCCTGTGCCTCCAACAGCTGTGGGCCCAGCCATCAGTCTTGATCTTGATGTGGATGATGTAGAGATGGAGAATTATGAG GCTTTACTTAATCTTGCCGAGAGGCTGGGTGAAGCAAAACCACGTGGACTTGCCAAGGCTGACATCGAGCAACTTCCATCGTACAGGTTCAGCTCAGAGAATCATCTATCTGAACAAACGCT GTGTGTTGTGTGCTTTAGTGACTTTGAGTGTCGGCAGCTACTTCGGGTATTACCCTGCAACCACGAGTTCCACGCCAAGTGTGTGGATAAATGGTTAAAG ACCAATCGCACTTGTCCCATCTGCCGAGCTGACGCGTCCGACGCCGTGGCCGTGCACTGA